The Chengkuizengella sediminis genome includes the window AACCTATTCAACCTAAAAAAGATGCATCTCTTTGTTATAACTTCTTGTACACACTTACAGGTGAAGAGCCAGATCCTGTTGCGATTGAAGCTTTAGATAAAGCTTTAATTTTACATGCAGACCATGAATTAAACGCTTCAACATTTGCTTCTCGTGTAACCGTTGCAACATTATCAGATGTTTATTCAGGTGTTACATCTGCTATTGGTACATTAAAAGGACCTCTTCATGGTGGAGCAAATGAAGCAGTAATGGTGATGTTAGAAGAAATAGAGACCATTGAAAATGCGGAGCCATACATTGAAAAGAAATTAGAAAATAAAGAAAAAATCATGGGATTTGGACATCGTGTTTATAAAACAGGTGATCCTCGAGCAAAACACTTACAAAAAATGTCCTATGAATTAGGTAAAATCACTGGTGAGATGAAGTGGTATGATATGTCCACTATTATTGACAAAATAATCACAGAGAAAAAAGGATTAAAACCAAATACTGATTTTTATTCAGCTTCTGTTTATACATCCTTACAGATTCCACGTGATTTATTTACACCTATTTTTGCATTTAGTCGTGTATCGGGATGGTCTGCTCATATTCTAGAGCAATTAGACAATAATCGTTTAATTCGTCCTCGTGCAGAATATATTGGACCTTCTAGCCAACCCTATGTCGATATAGAAAACAGATAATATAAGTTGTTCAAAAAGTCCCCCACTTTGTCAGCACAGGAAGTGCTGATCCTACATTAGTCACATGGATGTGACTGATTTTAAGTAGGGATCACGATGTATCACTAGGAGGTTTACTCGACATCGAATCTGACCCTCACCTTTGAAGTCCGGTGCTCATGTAGAAATGCCCTACACTTGCTTCACCCCAAAAAGTGAAGAAATGCGTTGAAGTGTAGTCATAATACTTTTACGGGGACCCCGATAAAATGGCTTCTACAGGTTCAAGTCACCTTCTCGGTGCTGAAAACTTAACTTTGTGAACTTAGTACTAAAACTTAAGCATAATGAAGGAGGTACCAATTCAATGGTACAATTCAAAAATTACGATCAACCAACAAACGGAGAAAAAATCACAATCGAAAATGGAAAATTACAGGTTCCTAATAAACCAATCATTCCTTTTATTGAAGGAGATGGAACTGGTCCTGATATTTGGGCGGCTTCAAAACGTGTTTTAGACGCTGCTGTAGAAAAAGCTTACAATGGCGAAAAAGAAATTGCTTGGTATGAGGTTTTTGCTGGTCAAAAATCTTTTGATAAATATAATGAATGGTTGCCAGAGGATACTTTAACTGCAATTAGAGAATATTTTGTTGCAATTAAAGGACCTTTAACCACACCAATTGGTGGAGGAATTCGTTCTTTAAACGTTGCTCTTCGTCAAGAATTAGATTTATACACATGTCTACGTCCAGTTAGATACTTTGATGGTGTTCCTTCACCTGTCAAACGTCCTGAATTAGTTGATATGGCTATTTTCCGTGAGAATACTGAGGATATTTATGCGGGAATCGAATATGAACAAGGTTCTGACGAAGTGAAAAAGGTCATTGATTTCTTACAAAATGAAATGGGAGTGAACAAAATTCGTTTCCCTGAAACTTCAGGGATTGGAATTAAACCAGTTTCTTCTGAAGGAACAAAACGTCTTGTGAAAGGCGCAATCGAATATGCGATTAAACATGAACGTAAAAGTGTAACTTTAGTACATAAAGGGAATATTATGAAATTCACTGAAGGTGCATTTAAAAACTGGGGTTATGAAATAGCGGAAGAAGAATACGGTGACAAAGTATTCACTTGGGGACAATATGATCGTATTGAAGAAGCTGAAGGGAAAGAGGCAGCGGATAAAGCACAAGATGAGGCTCTTGCTGCAGGTAAGATTCTTGTGAAGGATGCAATTGCAGATATTGCACTACAACAAGTACTTACTCGTCCGAAAGATTTTGATGTGATCGCTACATTGAATTTAAATGGAGACTATTTATCTGATGCTTTAGCTGCTCAAGTAGGTGGTATTGGTATTGCTCCTGGAGCGAATATTAACTATGTTACTGGACATGCAATCTTTGAAGCTACTCATGGAACAGCTCCAAAATATGCTGGTTTAGACGTAGTTAATCCTGGTTCTGTCATTTTATCAGGTGTATTAATGCTTGAACATTTAGGTTGGAAAGAAGCTGCTGATTTAATTTACAAAGGAATGGAAACAGCAATTTCTAATAAAACAGTAACTTATGATTTTGAAAGATTAATGGAAAATGCTACAAAGGTTAAATGTTCAGAATTTGCAGATGAAATTATTAAACACATGGCTTAAATAAAAATAAAATAAATTTAATTAATCTCCCCTCACTGATTGAAGTGAGGGGACTTTAAAGAGTAGAGAAGTAAAAAAAAATTACATAAAAGAGGAGAATCTTAAATGGCAATTCAAAGAAAAAAAATTGCAGTGGTAGGGGCAGGATTTACTGGAGCAACTACCGCACTAATGCTAGCTCAAAAAGAATTGGGTGACGTTGTATTAATTGATATTCCACAATTAGAGAATCCTACAAAAGGTAAAGCGCTTGATATGTTAGAAGCTAGCCCAGTACAAGGTTTTGATAGTAATATCATTGGTACCTCTAGTTATGAGGATGCTGAGGGTGCGGATGTAGTCATTATTACTGCAGGTATTGCACGTAAACCTGGCATGAGCAGAGATGATTTAGTAAATACGAATGCAGGTATCATGAAATCAGTATGTGAGAATGTAAAAAAATATTGTCCAGATTCATATGTAATCATTTTAAGTAATCCAGTGGATGCTATGACTTATGTTGCATTTAATACTCTTGGATTCCCTAAAAATCGTGTCATTGGTCAGTCAGGTGTATTGGATGCAGCTCGTTACTTTACATTTATTTCTCAAGAATTAAATGTTTCTGTTGAGGACGTTCACGGATTTGTATTGGGAGGTCATGGGGATGACATGGTACCTCTTGTACGTTACACGAATGTAGCAGGTATTCCAATTGATAAATTAATTCCAGCTGATCGTATTGAAGCCATTGTAAAACGTACTCGTACAGGTGGAGGAGAGATCGTAGGTTTACTTGGAAACGGAAGTGCGTACTATGCACCAGCAGCTTCCCTAGTTCAAATGACAGAAGCAATTTTAAAAGATAAAAAACGTGTAATACCTTCCATTGCATTTTTAGAAGGCGAATATGGGTATGATAACTTATTTATCGGTGTTCCGACGATCCTTGGTGGAGATGGAATTGAAAAGATCATAGAATTAGAATTAACGGATGAAGAAAGAACAGCGCTAGATAAGTCAGCAGATTCTGTACGAAAAGTGATAAGTGTTGTAGACAAAGGTTAAACATGATAGGATAAAAAGAGTGTGGATTATAATCCATACTCTTTTTATGTCTAGGGTCGCCAACATGTTATTGTGATTTTTTATCAAAATGATGGAGGGTTATTAAAATGGAAACTGGTTTTTTACATCTTCATACAACAGTAGGTTTATTATTAATTGCTTACATTTTACTTCCGTTTCTTATATTAACTTTAAAAAATGGAAATGAAGGAATGGCAAAAGTATCTGTTTTTATTAATCGTGTAGGGATGTACATATTAATCATAGCATTTTTAACAGGTGGATATTTAATTAGTCAATATGAAGGATATTCCATCGCTTGGATGATTGTAGTAGTGTTATTGCTACTAGTAATGTTTGCAATGACTGGAATGATTTCAAAACCATTGAAACGTGTAAGAGATGGAAGTGCAATTGATGAAGATCACAAAAAAGCAAAAATGTTTAGCTTTATTAATGCAATTGCTGTACTATTAATTCTTGTTTTAATGTATAACCCTACGTTATTGTAAATGGAATAAGAAGGTAGAAAGCATTAAGCGTACTTTATTAAGTACGCTTAATGCTTTTTTATTACTTTAATTTTATCGAAAAAATGTGTACTTGTCTAAGGATACTTGTCTATACCAAATGAAGTGTTTGAACATAGTATATATCATCTCTTATTACAGGAGGTGAAATCAATGGGGGGATCTATAGGTATTGTACTAGTGTTATTTATTTTATTAGTAATTATTTTAATTGCAGCAGTAAGATATTGATAAAGTAATGAGAAGGTTTAATGATATTCTACCACCAATGCGCTCTTTAATATACCT containing:
- the citZ gene encoding citrate synthase → MTAPTKGLEGIVATTSSVSSIIDGVLTYRGINIDDLAEKSTFEEVVYLLWFGKLPNQTDLAEFNKQLVENMVIPNEVLEQIKLFPKDSNAMAALRTTVSSLALYDEEAEDMSKEANVRKAIRLQAKIPTIISAFARIREGKEPIQPKKDASLCYNFLYTLTGEEPDPVAIEALDKALILHADHELNASTFASRVTVATLSDVYSGVTSAIGTLKGPLHGGANEAVMVMLEEIETIENAEPYIEKKLENKEKIMGFGHRVYKTGDPRAKHLQKMSYELGKITGEMKWYDMSTIIDKIITEKKGLKPNTDFYSASVYTSLQIPRDLFTPIFAFSRVSGWSAHILEQLDNNRLIRPRAEYIGPSSQPYVDIENR
- the icd gene encoding NADP-dependent isocitrate dehydrogenase — encoded protein: MVQFKNYDQPTNGEKITIENGKLQVPNKPIIPFIEGDGTGPDIWAASKRVLDAAVEKAYNGEKEIAWYEVFAGQKSFDKYNEWLPEDTLTAIREYFVAIKGPLTTPIGGGIRSLNVALRQELDLYTCLRPVRYFDGVPSPVKRPELVDMAIFRENTEDIYAGIEYEQGSDEVKKVIDFLQNEMGVNKIRFPETSGIGIKPVSSEGTKRLVKGAIEYAIKHERKSVTLVHKGNIMKFTEGAFKNWGYEIAEEEYGDKVFTWGQYDRIEEAEGKEAADKAQDEALAAGKILVKDAIADIALQQVLTRPKDFDVIATLNLNGDYLSDALAAQVGGIGIAPGANINYVTGHAIFEATHGTAPKYAGLDVVNPGSVILSGVLMLEHLGWKEAADLIYKGMETAISNKTVTYDFERLMENATKVKCSEFADEIIKHMA
- the mdh gene encoding malate dehydrogenase; protein product: MAIQRKKIAVVGAGFTGATTALMLAQKELGDVVLIDIPQLENPTKGKALDMLEASPVQGFDSNIIGTSSYEDAEGADVVIITAGIARKPGMSRDDLVNTNAGIMKSVCENVKKYCPDSYVIILSNPVDAMTYVAFNTLGFPKNRVIGQSGVLDAARYFTFISQELNVSVEDVHGFVLGGHGDDMVPLVRYTNVAGIPIDKLIPADRIEAIVKRTRTGGGEIVGLLGNGSAYYAPAASLVQMTEAILKDKKRVIPSIAFLEGEYGYDNLFIGVPTILGGDGIEKIIELELTDEERTALDKSADSVRKVISVVDKG